Sequence from the Phycisphaeraceae bacterium genome:
TGCGCAGAGGAATCGATAATTTCGTCTTTGGCGACGCCTGCCAAGGGGCAGGAAACGACGTTACGGGGTGTGTCACCGCAGGCGAACTGGCAGAAGAGGTTGACCTCTGCGAGGGTGGCGTAGATGGGTTTGATGTAGTCGATGCGCAGCCAGTGGAGCTGGATAGTCTGCCGTGTGGTGATGTCACCAAAACCGCGGGCGTATTTTTCGGTGATCTCGGAGATGCGTTTGAGCTGGGCGGGGAAAATTTGACCGCCGGGAATCTTGATGCGCTGCATGAAGAAGCCGGCTTCATTGGGTCGCTGCGGGTAGAGACCAAACCAGCGGAACAGTTTGCGCTCGGATTCAGACGCGGCAGAGAAGTCGCCCTTGGCGGAGTATTCGAGAATATTTTCGAGAACGGAAAAGCCATCTTTTTCGAGCTTGTAAAGCTCAAACTTGGACAGCGGAGGCGTCCCGGCAGGTGTGGTCGTGGGTGAACTCGGCGGAGTGACGGTACTCATGGTGCTCTCAAAACGGAACGGATTGGTTAAATGCGACTAATTTTGTCGCCATTAAAAAAGATGGTAGGGGAAACGAAAGACGGAGGCAAGGAGAAAAGTCAAACTTTATTCGAGCCGTGCAGTCTAACCGAAACTGTCTCCGGCTGTGCAACTCAGCCGGCTATTCCGACACGCCGATGCGAAAATAACAGGGCCATCATTGCCGATCGACAGGAGGAGCGCATCCTGACAACTTGTTGTCGGCTGCGATTTTCATGGAGTTGCCTTTGTCAAGCTACAATAGCTAAAATGATCTAACCATTTAACGGTTAACAAAATAAAGCTAGACGTGATAGTCGTCACAGGGTCAGATTGATGGAGGATGGCTGGGGGTTAAATGGGACGGAAAGCAGTCAGGGTCTAGCGGAGGCGGCAGCGTACAGAACGGTATTTAGTCCCGATAAGATAGGTAATTCAATACCGTCAGGCTGGTTAACTCGATTCGGCCTCGCCGATGGCCGACGATAACCCTCACGGGATGCTGCGTCGGATCGCGGCATCGCTTTGTTCAGCAGTTTCAGACCAAGGACAGTTTCATGCGCATCACGATGGTGGGAACCGGTTACGTTGGCCTCGTCACGGGTACTTGCTTTGCCAATACTGGAAACGACGTGACCTGTCTCGATATCGATGAAAAAAAAATCGCTCGGCTTAACAAGGGTGAGTCACCCATCTACGAGCCGGGGCTTGATGAGTTGATCCGTCGCAATGTTAAAGCGGGACGACTCAAGTTCACCACGGACAAAAAGGCGGCGTATCAACGCGCGGAGGTTGTCTTTGTCTGTGTCGGCACACCTAGTGACGATCGCGGCCGGGCTGATCTGAAATACGTGCTGGCGGCGGCGCGGGACATAGGCGATGCGATCGAGAGCGACACAGCCGAGGCTGACCGTCGCGCCAAGATCATCGTCGTTAAATCCACCGTGCCTGTCGGCACCAACGCAAAGGTCAAGGCGGAGATCAGCTCACGCACCCGCAAGCCTTTTTACATGGCTTCGAACCCGGAGTTTCTCAAGGAAGGCGCAGCGATCAACGACTTCAACAAGCCTGATCGCGTGGTCATCGGCTGCGCGGACAAGGGCACGGGTGATCGGCTGCGCGATCTCTACGAGCCGTTCGTGCGTCAGGGAAACCCGATTTTTCTGATGGATATTCCCAGCGCGGAGATGGTCAAGTATGCCGCCAACGCCATGCTTGCCACGAAAATCTCGTTCATTAACGAAATCGCCAACCTCTGCGAAAGCTACGGTGCGGACATCGATGAAGTCCGTCGCGGGATGTGCAGTGATAAACGGATCGGCAACCAGTTCCTCTATCCGGGTCTGGGCTACGGCGGAAGCTGCTTCCCCAAGGATGTGCTGGCGGTGATCTCGATGGGTGACGAGGCGGATACCAAGACGCACCTGCTGGCCGCGGTCCACGATGTCAATCAGAAACAAAGGCTGGCGTTCCTGGCGAAAATCGACAAACACTTCGCCCCCGCCCCCGGAAACAAATTCAGTAACGGTAACGGTAAGACGGCTCCCGCGAATCTCAAGGGCAGGCGGATTGCAGTCTGGGGTATTGCATTCAAGCCCGGCACGGATGACATCCGCGAAGCGCCTTCGATCACCTTGATGAAGGCTCTGCTTGAGCGTGGTGCGCAGGTTGCGGCATATGACCCGGTGGCCTTTGAGCCGGCCCGGCATGTCTTTGGTGACAAGATCGAATACATCAACGAGCCGACCTCAGCTCTGGATAAAGCCGATGCGCTGATCGTCTGCACCGACTGGGATGAGTTCCGCCAACCGGACTTTGAGGATATGAAGCGGCGGATGAAGTCCCCCGTGGTGTTCGATGGTCGAAACCTCTACCGCCCGGACCACATGAAGGAACAGGGGTTCATCTATCACTCGGTGGGGCGTGACGCGGTGATCAAAGATTGAGTCGCCACGTCGCCGAATTGAGCAAGCCCGGGCGTTCCCACCGCCTTAAGTTTCGACCATTTTTTGCACCTGATTGTTGACCCGCTTGGGGTGGTAATCCGCTCGATTCGCGGGTTGATAGTGTTATTTTAATGCGCTTGTAACTAGTCAATTTTACAATATTTATACCCGACAGGTTATTTTGTGGTTAGTTGATCGGATTTGGGTTGACACCTTATCGGGCTGCGGTAATTTCGTCTTCGTGGGGACAACGATCAGCATTTCATTCATGTCCCTCAAAATCAGTTTCGTCGTCAGGCTGGGTGCGGGGTGGTGAACGCCTGTCGATGAAGTTTTGCTGCGGTTGAGAGTTTAATTTTCAGGAGACGGGCTGACCGTCTCCGCCGCGCGGCCTTCTTTCCCGCGCGTTTACGGGGAAGTTTTCAAAATCCAGGTTCTGCTATGGCTCTGCTCGCGCGTGCGACAGTGCATCCGAGGTGTTTCTGGCGGTCCACATTTCCAGGAGGATTGCGATGAAAAGTACATCCCTTCTTTTCGCTCTGGCGGTTTCCCTCTTAACCTCGACGCTGGCGTTCGCGGCACCGGTCACTCACGGCACATTGGTGGCTGATGATGGTGTGGATGTTTATGACTGGGAATTGGCTGACCTGATCAGCACCCATATCCCGACCTATGAAAGCATGATCCTCGCCTTTACCGAGTGCTACGGCGGGGACAAGATGGATGACTTTGCTGGCAAGCCCAATACCACCGTTCTCTCCGGCAGCACGCCAGGCAATACGACACAGTACGGCGGATACCACGCTGCCCTCAGCGGCGCGCTGACACCCGGCAGCACCACCAACGCGGCACATGCCGCTGGTGTCGCGGGTGCCCATCCGACCGGCGACTCACCCACCTCAGCAGGCCCCAACCAGACCATCGGCGGGACCAACTCCACTCACATCCTCATCTGGGCGGGTGATCCCAATGCCCAGGATCAGCAGGACATTCAAAACATCCACAACAACTTTGCCGGCCATCCCAACACCACCATCACCACTCTCTCCGGCGATGGTACCGGCCCTAACGCCGATGGTGCCGCCACCAAGGACAACCTCATCGACGCCCTCGATGACATCGGCGACGTGATGAACGCCAACGAGCAATTCATCCTCTTCGTCACCGACCACGGCGATCTCGATACCGGTGAAAACGCGGCGACTCTCACCCCCGGTGCGAACAATTTCACCATTCCTCTGCCCGCGCTGCCCGACATGATTAACGATCCGCTCAACATCCCCGGACTGTCCATTTTCAGCCAGCACCAGATCGTGCCGACTGAGATCCTGCAGATGCAGCTCAACGGGCAGAACATGCCTTCGTCGTTCTTTGATGTCTTTACGGAGATTCAGCTCGACTACGACAACGACACGATCATCGACATGTATGAGTACCACGCACCGCTGTGGATCTCGGAAGGGGCACTCCTACCGTCCAACAATCTGTTTATCGGCGCGGGTATCTCCTCGTCGCTGGACTTGATCTCGCTGGAAAGCGGCGCGATTTCCCGGCTGCCTGAGCCGGCCAGTCTTGTGCTGCTGGCGGCAGGAATCCTCGGTATCGCACCGCGGCGCAGGACAACTGGTCGCGCGTAACGCGCCGCCAGCCGCAATCCTCGTAAATCACACGCCTCACTCACACGCGCTCAATGAGCGCGTGTTTTTATTTAGCATTCAGCGCATCTGGTTGCAGCATGATTTTCATCACAGATAATCTGCCCCAAAGGACCCGTGATGACAATCAGTTCATGCATTGACCGTGCAGCGATCGCGGCTGCAGACATCATCAACAGCGCCACGCCGCTCGAATGCACGCTATTAGGCGTTCATCCGCGTCTGTTCTGTATTACGCATCCGTTCGAGATACTTCGGCAGCGGCTCGATGCTGAGCCGTGGAAGCATTGGATGGAGCGTCTGCGGCGCGATGGCGAGTCGCGCCTGACGATTCAAATTCCTGAACGACTTATGGGCGTGAGCAATCCCGGCTTTGATGCTCGCGGAATCGGCGGCCACCTCATCAGCCTCTCCCTGCTTTATCGCCTGACCGAGGAGTCCAAATACCGCGACCGAGTCTTGTATCTCATGCGGCGGTTGGACGGCGAGCCGAACTGGGGTGACTCGCTGACCTACGGCCACTGGGCGCAGGGCTACGCGGTGGCGCTCGACTGGCTCTGGCACGATCTCGATGAGGCGACGCGGCATGCCTGTATCGAAACGCTGTACAGCCGCACACGCTACGTCTTCGACAAGTGGGCTACCTACCGGGCCGGCGATGCGTTCGGATATACGTGGAACATCGCGGCGGTTGTCCTCGGCGGCGTGATGGCCGCGGCCGGCTGCCTCTACGGCGAGCGTGCTGATGTCGCACCATTCGCCAACCTCGCCTGGGAAAAAATGCACGCCCAGAGCAACGCCCTTGGTCCCGACGGCGTGTCACCTGAAGGCATCATGTACGGCGGGTACTACGCCAGCTATCTCACAGCCAATTTTTTTCTGGCCGGCGAGTTGCTAGGCCACGACCTTTTCGCCATGACTCCGTGGCTGTCGCGGTACGCAATGGCGCTTTACGACCAGTCGCTCCCCCGCGCTTCATGGATTGCTGACGACGCTTTTTTCATGCAGGGCGACGCCCACGGCAATGTGTTCGGCAGCGAATCCGTCCTGCGGATTATCGCCACCGCGACTGGTGATCCTGCTACGCAATGGCTGGCTGACGAGTTTCTCAAGAGCGGCTTCGGGAGTGTCAGTCCGTTCACGTTCCTGCTCTACGATCCTGGGATCAAAGCTGTGCCTCCGCTCGGCCGCTCACCGTTCGCATGGCTGGAAGATCACGACATCGTGATCATGCGCGACAACTGGAGCGGGACCGAATCAGCCAGCGTCGTCAAGTGCGGTCCGAATGTCGGCCATCATGCCGCCCGCCGCTACAACCACCCGCTCGGCGGCGGACACATGCAACCCAACAACGGAGAAATCCAGATTTTTTCCCATGGCGGGTGGGTCTTGACCCATCCCGGCTACGTTTACAAAAACACCGCATTTCACAACACTCTGCTGATCAACGGCGTCGGCCAGTATGGTGAAAACTCGGAGTGGTTCGAGGACTTGCCGTATCGCCAGCGTCGTCAGTATCCATTCATGGAACGGGCCGAGCATCACGAGTTGTGGGATTACTGCATCGCTGACATGACCCTGGCTTATCCTGTGGAATTGGGTTTGCGCCGATTGCGGCGGCATGTCCTCTACATCAGGCCCGATGTCTGGATCATCGCCGACGCCGTGGAGAGCGTGTCTCCGATCACGCCGACGCTCCTGTTTCATACGGCCTTTCCCGTTCGGGGCAGTGATTCCAACACCTTTGTCGGACGCGGGGAGAAGGTTGCCTGTCGTCTCCGCTTTCATGCTGCTGCGGCACTTAAGGCGACGACGGAGGACCAGCCACGCATCCACACCGGGGGCAAGACGCATGGCACGATGCCTCTGTTGCGGATTTCTCCAGCCACCGCCGCGACGCGACATCTGCTGGTAACGTGCGTGCAGACTGCGCCAGCCGCTGCTGAGGTCACGGAAGCGGTTCAGATCGATGTGTCAGGCTTGGAGGATGAGGTGCGTATCCATACGGCGATGCCCCGCCTGACCGTGACGCTTACGCCTTTCAGCAGTCAAGCACCGGCTGCTAAGGATGCCTGAGCTATCTAGCGAACGGCGACCACCGGTGCCTTGATGGGTGGAGTTTTATGCTCGTGGAGTTCCTGCCGTGATCTCCATGATCGCGTTCCTTTTGTCATGCTTCTGCCGTCGCTGGCGCGAGCGTGTGATGTGATGCACAACCCGGGCTGCCACTCGACCTGGTTACGCTGCCGCGAAATCGAGATATTCAGCTTCACCTCTGTTCACCCCCTGCACAGTAAGCGGCAACGATGAACAAACGCACGGTTTGAGAACTCGCTTGCCGGATACTTTTAGTTACAGATAATTCGTTCACGAAGTCCTGCAAATCGATGCGGGGATTTTCGGTCTGAGGGCACGCTGGAGATTTACTCATGCTCGAAGCAGGATTTGGCCGCACGGACATCACGCCTCGCGTGGGTGTGGAGCTTTGCGGATATGGGCCGTATCGCAACCGCCACTCGACCTCAGTCCGCGACCGACTGTGGGCCAAGGCTATAGCCCTGAAACTGAGCGGTACGACGCTCGTCCTGGTCAGTTGTGACCTTATCGGCGTCGCAACCGAGGTGACCCGGCGAGTCCGCGAGTTGGTACGGCGATCGTCCGGCCTGCCTCCCGAAGCTGTCATGGTGCATTGCACCCACACGCACAGCGGGCCTAACCCGCTGCCGCATCTGACCGGCTGGGGTGACGTGGACGCACCGTGGTATGAGATGCTGCCCTATCGCATCGCCAAGGCCTGTGAGCAGGCGATCGGCGATCTTCAGCCCGCAACTCTCCGCCATGCGGCGACGCCTTGCGAAGGTATCGCGCTCAACCGGCAGTATGACCGGGACTCTCCGCCATTTGCTGAGGTTGCGGATGAAAATTGGCGGCCGGCTAAACCCGAACTGACCGATACCCGTTGCCACGTGCTGACGGTTAATCGTGGTGACAAGCTCGCAGGATTCCTCGCATACTTCGGCTGCCACCCGGTTGTCGGCTCGTCAGTGACGACCTGTATCCACGGCGATTTTGTCGGCGTCGCAATGACGATGCTGGAACGCGAAGCGTCCGGCTCTCCGGGGATCACCGGCATGTTTCTTCAGGGCGCGCTGGGCGATGTCAACTCCGGCTTCGTCCACAAAAACGAGGCTGAGACCATGATGGGGCTGGACATCCTCGCCTCACGGTTTGCCCGGAGCGTGAGGCGGGGCATCGTGGAAGCACAGCCCATTGAGGTTGATGTGATTCGAGGTGTGCTGCGTGATGCGGTGTTCAAGACCCGCAGGATGACCGAACCCCAGTTACGAAAGATGCTCGCCGAGTACGAGTTGAAGTTGCACACTCCCGATGCATCCGACGAGGATGGTCAGACGCGGCTGGCGATGGTTTACGTTTCTGCTTTACGTGATCTGATTGCGAGGCGTAAGCGGGGCGACTCGATGGACCTGTCCACGCAGGTGCAGGGATTCCGCATCGGGCCGGTCTCGCTGCTGGGAGCACCGCTGGAGATTTTTCAGGCGATTAAGAATGACGTGGTGAAACAAGCTGTTTCGCCGGTCCCGCTGGTTTTGAGCGTGACCAATGATGAGCTGGGCTA
This genomic interval carries:
- a CDS encoding UDP-glucose/GDP-mannose dehydrogenase family protein encodes the protein MRITMVGTGYVGLVTGTCFANTGNDVTCLDIDEKKIARLNKGESPIYEPGLDELIRRNVKAGRLKFTTDKKAAYQRAEVVFVCVGTPSDDRGRADLKYVLAAARDIGDAIESDTAEADRRAKIIVVKSTVPVGTNAKVKAEISSRTRKPFYMASNPEFLKEGAAINDFNKPDRVVIGCADKGTGDRLRDLYEPFVRQGNPIFLMDIPSAEMVKYAANAMLATKISFINEIANLCESYGADIDEVRRGMCSDKRIGNQFLYPGLGYGGSCFPKDVLAVISMGDEADTKTHLLAAVHDVNQKQRLAFLAKIDKHFAPAPGNKFSNGNGKTAPANLKGRRIAVWGIAFKPGTDDIREAPSITLMKALLERGAQVAAYDPVAFEPARHVFGDKIEYINEPTSALDKADALIVCTDWDEFRQPDFEDMKRRMKSPVVFDGRNLYRPDHMKEQGFIYHSVGRDAVIKD
- a CDS encoding neutral/alkaline non-lysosomal ceramidase N-terminal domain-containing protein, which codes for MLEAGFGRTDITPRVGVELCGYGPYRNRHSTSVRDRLWAKAIALKLSGTTLVLVSCDLIGVATEVTRRVRELVRRSSGLPPEAVMVHCTHTHSGPNPLPHLTGWGDVDAPWYEMLPYRIAKACEQAIGDLQPATLRHAATPCEGIALNRQYDRDSPPFAEVADENWRPAKPELTDTRCHVLTVNRGDKLAGFLAYFGCHPVVGSSVTTCIHGDFVGVAMTMLEREASGSPGITGMFLQGALGDVNSGFVHKNEAETMMGLDILASRFARSVRRGIVEAQPIEVDVIRGVLRDAVFKTRRMTEPQLRKMLAEYELKLHTPDASDEDGQTRLAMVYVSALRDLIARRKRGDSMDLSTQVQGFRIGPVSLLGAPLEIFQAIKNDVVKQAVSPVPLVLSVTNDELGYATDRTTAATGGYAAEQVPFMCRQLPFDKVHDSLAGQLLDLDASLHEGAAVTRKSKRMLKRSGRRLAK
- a CDS encoding heparinase II/III family protein; the protein is MTISSCIDRAAIAAADIINSATPLECTLLGVHPRLFCITHPFEILRQRLDAEPWKHWMERLRRDGESRLTIQIPERLMGVSNPGFDARGIGGHLISLSLLYRLTEESKYRDRVLYLMRRLDGEPNWGDSLTYGHWAQGYAVALDWLWHDLDEATRHACIETLYSRTRYVFDKWATYRAGDAFGYTWNIAAVVLGGVMAAAGCLYGERADVAPFANLAWEKMHAQSNALGPDGVSPEGIMYGGYYASYLTANFFLAGELLGHDLFAMTPWLSRYAMALYDQSLPRASWIADDAFFMQGDAHGNVFGSESVLRIIATATGDPATQWLADEFLKSGFGSVSPFTFLLYDPGIKAVPPLGRSPFAWLEDHDIVIMRDNWSGTESASVVKCGPNVGHHAARRYNHPLGGGHMQPNNGEIQIFSHGGWVLTHPGYVYKNTAFHNTLLINGVGQYGENSEWFEDLPYRQRRQYPFMERAEHHELWDYCIADMTLAYPVELGLRRLRRHVLYIRPDVWIIADAVESVSPITPTLLFHTAFPVRGSDSNTFVGRGEKVACRLRFHAAAALKATTEDQPRIHTGGKTHGTMPLLRISPATAATRHLLVTCVQTAPAAAEVTEAVQIDVSGLEDEVRIHTAMPRLTVTLTPFSSQAPAAKDA
- a CDS encoding PEP-CTERM sorting domain-containing protein, with protein sequence MKSTSLLFALAVSLLTSTLAFAAPVTHGTLVADDGVDVYDWELADLISTHIPTYESMILAFTECYGGDKMDDFAGKPNTTVLSGSTPGNTTQYGGYHAALSGALTPGSTTNAAHAAGVAGAHPTGDSPTSAGPNQTIGGTNSTHILIWAGDPNAQDQQDIQNIHNNFAGHPNTTITTLSGDGTGPNADGAATKDNLIDALDDIGDVMNANEQFILFVTDHGDLDTGENAATLTPGANNFTIPLPALPDMINDPLNIPGLSIFSQHQIVPTEILQMQLNGQNMPSSFFDVFTEIQLDYDNDTIIDMYEYHAPLWISEGALLPSNNLFIGAGISSSLDLISLESGAISRLPEPASLVLLAAGILGIAPRRRTTGRA